The Candidatus Koribacter versatilis Ellin345 genome has a segment encoding these proteins:
- a CDS encoding response regulator yields MTDSKPHILVVDDEPNVLVTYRLILQQQGYTVSAAISSEEARTVLKKGNVDLLLCDLSLEKQQSGFDVIQFGRDLDPDLSAVLLTGYASVEANERAEAEHIPVLFKPIDIQQLLQVIVELLRKNHESSEAHGG; encoded by the coding sequence GTGACGGACAGTAAGCCGCACATCCTGGTGGTGGACGATGAGCCCAACGTGCTCGTGACCTACCGGCTCATCCTGCAACAGCAGGGCTACACCGTGAGCGCCGCTATCTCGTCGGAAGAAGCGCGCACGGTGTTGAAGAAGGGCAACGTGGACCTGCTGCTATGCGACCTGTCGCTGGAAAAACAGCAGAGCGGCTTCGACGTCATCCAGTTCGGCCGAGACCTGGATCCGGATCTATCGGCGGTGCTGCTGACCGGATACGCCAGCGTGGAAGCCAACGAGCGCGCGGAAGCAGAACATATCCCGGTGCTGTTCAAGCCCATTGATATTCAGCAACTCCTGCAAGTAATTGTGGAACTCTTAAGGAAAAATCATGAGTCCAGTGAAGCGCACGGCGGCTAA
- a CDS encoding GvpL/GvpF family gas vesicle protein, whose amino-acid sequence MSPVKRTAAKKAPAKPAKSAKAKSPVKSHREETMPVSVQSPRQSAATAPQTNLTLVDSRQEGRYVYGIIQSKDAMSFGKMGIGGTGELVYSVAHGDISAVISKTPVFIFDPTRENALAHEHVIETVMKQHTIIPMSFGTVFRTDDDIREVLRSIYPSLKDVLKQMEGKVEFGLKVMWERDHIIDELKKEHEEIHRFHQEITRKHLQSTYLARMQLGRMIEKALSERSTEYVREIYEDLRGVCVASRDNKPIGDKMIMNAAFLIQREREAEFDAAVNRIAKKFGDRLNFKYTGPWPPYNFVNIRLKLERGTAN is encoded by the coding sequence ATGAGTCCAGTGAAGCGCACGGCGGCTAAGAAAGCACCGGCGAAGCCTGCAAAGTCTGCGAAGGCGAAATCGCCGGTGAAGTCGCACCGGGAAGAAACCATGCCGGTGTCGGTGCAAAGCCCGCGGCAATCGGCAGCCACCGCGCCGCAGACCAACCTCACCCTGGTGGATTCCCGCCAGGAAGGCCGCTACGTGTACGGCATCATCCAGAGCAAAGATGCAATGAGCTTCGGCAAAATGGGCATCGGCGGCACCGGCGAGCTTGTATACAGCGTGGCGCACGGCGACATCTCCGCGGTCATCAGCAAAACGCCTGTGTTCATCTTCGACCCCACCCGAGAGAACGCGCTGGCGCACGAGCACGTCATCGAAACCGTGATGAAGCAGCACACCATCATCCCGATGTCGTTCGGTACCGTTTTCCGCACTGACGACGACATCCGCGAAGTGCTGCGCTCCATCTATCCATCGCTGAAAGACGTTTTGAAGCAGATGGAAGGAAAAGTCGAGTTCGGATTGAAAGTCATGTGGGAACGCGACCACATCATCGACGAGCTCAAGAAAGAGCACGAAGAGATCCATCGCTTCCACCAGGAAATTACGCGGAAGCACCTGCAAAGTACGTACCTCGCGAGAATGCAGCTGGGACGCATGATCGAGAAGGCGCTATCGGAGCGCTCCACTGAGTACGTCCGCGAGATTTACGAAGATCTCCGCGGAGTCTGCGTGGCCAGCCGCGACAACAAGCCCATCGGCGACAAGATGATCATGAACGCGGCCTTCCTCATTCAGCGTGAGCGCGAAGCCGAGTTCGACGCGGCAGTCAACCGCATCGCCAAGAAATTCGGCGACCGCTTGAACTTCAAGTACACGGGCCCGTGGCCGCCGTACAACTTCGTAAACATCCGCCTGAAGCTTGAGCGGGGAACTGCGAACTAA